A single window of Gammaproteobacteria bacterium DNA harbors:
- a CDS encoding endonuclease/exonuclease/phosphatase family protein, whose amino-acid sequence MLRELNLLSYNIQVATGANRFRHYLTRSWRHILPHPDSFSNLDAIAKTITPYDIVALQEADAGSIRSAHTNQTEYIAKQADFPYWWHQSNRQIGRFAHHSNGMLSRLKPLDVRQHKLPGRIPGRGAMVARYGNEEDHITIVVLHLALSRQARIIQLGFIAELIEGESHVAVMGDFNCTGQSYEIHRFAERAELVMPDKRYDTFPSWKPMRNIDHILLSPSLKVKKMSVLSESASDHLPIAVNINLPFLLTA is encoded by the coding sequence ATGCTACGTGAATTAAATTTACTCAGTTATAATATTCAAGTTGCTACGGGGGCGAATCGCTTTCGCCACTACCTAACGAGAAGTTGGCGTCATATTTTGCCGCATCCTGATAGCTTTAGTAATTTAGATGCAATTGCAAAAACAATAACACCTTATGACATAGTCGCCTTACAAGAGGCGGATGCAGGCAGTATACGCAGCGCGCATACCAATCAAACCGAATATATTGCTAAACAAGCAGACTTTCCTTATTGGTGGCATCAAAGTAATCGTCAGATAGGGCGCTTTGCCCATCATAGTAATGGCATGTTAAGCAGGCTAAAACCTCTCGATGTGCGTCAACACAAACTCCCCGGTCGCATCCCGGGTCGTGGCGCCATGGTCGCGCGCTATGGCAACGAAGAAGACCATATCACTATCGTGGTTTTACATCTCGCCTTAAGTCGCCAGGCACGGATAATACAACTTGGTTTTATTGCTGAGCTGATAGAAGGCGAATCACACGTTGCTGTGATGGGAGATTTTAACTGCACTGGCCAAAGTTACGAGATACATCGCTTTGCTGAGAGAGCCGAGCTAGTCATGCCCGACAAACGTTATGATACTTTCCCGAGTTGGAAACCGATGCGAAACATCGATCACATCTTGTTGTCGCCATCACTTAAGGTAAAGAAAATGAGCGTATTATCAGAAAGTGCGTCTGACCACTTACCCATCGCCGTCAATATTAATTTACCTTTTTTATTAACGGCCTAG